In the Desulfobacterales bacterium genome, one interval contains:
- a CDS encoding dihydroorotate dehydrogenase, translated as MYIMVDLGVDIGGLKLKNPVMSASGTFGYGREFETLVDLNRLGAIIVKGISLLPAKGNPPPRIVETPCGMLNAIGLENVGLEAFIQEKLPFLKTIFTPVIANIYGQTVAAYAELAERLDAQDAVAAVEVNISCPNVKAGGVIFGVDPVAAYGVIAAVRKQTKKPVIAKLSPNVTDVTEIARRVEGAGADAISLINTLTGMAIDIYSRKPVLANITGGLSGPAIKPVALRMVWQVAQAVKVPVIGIGGIMTTRDALEFMIAGASAVQIGTANFINPRATMEILDGITSYLIQMNITAVRELVGTLSV; from the coding sequence ATGTATATCATGGTTGACTTGGGTGTTGATATCGGCGGACTTAAACTGAAAAACCCGGTGATGAGCGCCTCGGGAACATTTGGGTACGGCCGCGAGTTTGAAACGCTTGTCGATTTAAATCGATTGGGCGCCATCATTGTTAAGGGGATTTCCTTGTTGCCCGCAAAGGGGAATCCGCCGCCGCGAATCGTGGAAACCCCTTGCGGCATGTTAAATGCGATCGGTCTTGAAAATGTCGGGCTTGAAGCGTTTATACAAGAGAAGCTACCGTTTCTGAAAACCATTTTCACCCCGGTAATTGCCAATATTTACGGCCAAACAGTGGCGGCTTATGCCGAATTGGCCGAACGGCTTGATGCTCAGGATGCAGTCGCGGCAGTTGAAGTCAATATTTCATGCCCGAACGTCAAAGCGGGCGGTGTGATCTTCGGCGTTGATCCGGTTGCGGCCTATGGTGTCATTGCTGCGGTTCGGAAACAAACGAAAAAGCCTGTTATCGCCAAACTTTCTCCGAATGTGACCGATGTGACGGAAATTGCGCGCAGGGTGGAAGGTGCCGGCGCCGATGCAATTTCCCTCATTAACACGCTTACCGGCATGGCGATTGACATTTATTCGAGAAAGCCGGTGCTGGCCAACATTACGGGTGGGCTTTCCGGTCCGGCCATTAAGCCGGTAGCGCTGCGAATGGTCTGGCAGGTTGCTCAAGCGGTTAAGGTGCCGGTGATCGGCATCGGTGGCATCATGACGACCCGTGACGCCCTGGAGTTTATGATCGCGGGCGCCAGCGCGGTGCAGATCGGTACTGCGAATTTTATCAACCCTCGGGCAACGATGGAAATACTTGATGGGATCACCTCCTATCTGATACAAATGAATATAACAGCGGTAAGGGAGTTAGTCGGTACGCTCAGCGTGTAG
- a CDS encoding ferritin family protein, with translation MNFKSFKDIIEFAVEREKEAEAFYLEAAEMESMSGLKTLLKEFALEERKHQAMLKGIEKTNLAGYKWEWIPDIKRSNYQVDVPYEKGMSYRDILILAGKREEKALALYNELQDRAESPDVKKVFKALCQEEAKHKLKFETLLDDYMAKMGD, from the coding sequence ATGAATTTCAAATCATTTAAGGATATCATAGAGTTCGCGGTTGAAAGGGAAAAGGAAGCAGAGGCCTTTTATCTGGAGGCTGCCGAGATGGAGTCTATGAGTGGTCTTAAAACGCTGCTGAAGGAGTTTGCGCTTGAAGAACGAAAACATCAGGCCATGCTTAAAGGAATCGAAAAAACGAATCTTGCCGGGTACAAATGGGAGTGGATACCGGACATCAAACGCAGTAATTATCAGGTGGATGTCCCTTACGAGAAGGGAATGTCCTATCGGGATATTCTCATTCTGGCCGGAAAGCGCGAAGAAAAAGCCCTTGCGCTGTATAATGAGCTACAGGACCGAGCGGAGTCGCCGGATGTGAAAAAGGTTTTCAAGGCCCTGTGTCAGGAGGAGGCCAAACATAAACTCAAATTCGAAACCCTGCTGGATGATTATATGGCCAAGATGGGTGATTAG
- a CDS encoding 2-isopropylmalate synthase, which translates to MNQDRVIIFDTTLRDGEQSPGANMNTAEKLQIAAQLEKLGVDIIEAGFPAASEGDFEAVSQIAKKLKKTCVLGLARTSKEDIDRVWGAVQHAAHPGIHVFLATSELHMKYKLNMTREEVMKTTVESVQYAKSFTDKIEFSAEDGSRTDRDFLCRVFEAAIAAGATTVNLPDTVGYAIPEEFGNLVKYVIANTPNIHQAVLSVHCHNDLGLATANTLAAIQAGARQAEVTINGIGERAGNTSLEEVVMALHTRPNFFPIGTNIRTELIYPTSRQVSMISGMIVQPNKAIVGANAFAHESGIHQDGVLKNPMTYEIMKPETIGLSTNRLVLGKHSGRHALRNRLKEMGYDLSDEELKIVFKKFKDLADKKKHVMDEDLEALVTEGILRTTDAFQLEYMHITSGTTVMPMASVQMRVNQHSVKGAKFGSGPIDAVFNAIKELTGAKSDMLRFTIRALTEGTDALGEVIVRLKENGLLALGRGSDEDIIIASAKAYINGLNRMEYLKANPVSDLQGL; encoded by the coding sequence ATGAACCAAGACCGCGTCATCATCTTCGACACGACATTAAGAGACGGCGAGCAATCTCCCGGCGCCAACATGAATACCGCGGAAAAACTGCAAATCGCCGCCCAACTGGAAAAACTGGGCGTAGATATCATAGAAGCCGGTTTTCCGGCGGCATCCGAAGGCGACTTCGAGGCTGTCTCCCAGATTGCCAAAAAACTCAAAAAAACCTGCGTTCTAGGCCTTGCCCGCACCTCAAAAGAGGACATCGATCGCGTATGGGGTGCAGTCCAACATGCAGCACATCCTGGAATTCATGTTTTTCTGGCCACCTCCGAGTTGCACATGAAGTATAAGCTAAACATGACCCGTGAAGAGGTGATGAAAACCACCGTGGAGTCGGTCCAATACGCCAAATCCTTCACAGACAAAATCGAATTTTCCGCCGAGGACGGCTCCAGAACGGACCGGGATTTTCTCTGCCGCGTGTTTGAAGCGGCCATTGCGGCCGGCGCCACCACGGTCAATCTGCCGGATACGGTTGGCTACGCCATTCCCGAAGAGTTCGGCAATCTGGTCAAATATGTCATCGCTAACACACCCAATATACATCAAGCGGTGCTCAGTGTTCACTGCCATAACGATCTGGGACTTGCCACCGCCAATACACTGGCAGCCATTCAAGCCGGCGCGAGGCAGGCCGAGGTAACGATCAACGGCATCGGAGAACGGGCCGGCAATACCTCCCTGGAGGAAGTCGTCATGGCGCTTCACACGCGGCCCAATTTCTTCCCGATCGGCACCAATATTCGCACGGAACTGATCTATCCCACCAGCCGTCAGGTGAGCATGATCAGCGGCATGATCGTTCAGCCCAACAAGGCAATCGTGGGTGCCAACGCTTTTGCACATGAGTCCGGAATTCACCAGGACGGCGTCCTCAAAAATCCCATGACCTATGAGATCATGAAACCGGAAACGATTGGTCTGAGCACGAACAGGCTGGTTCTGGGCAAGCACTCGGGGCGTCATGCCCTGAGAAATCGCCTCAAGGAGATGGGCTACGATCTTTCCGATGAGGAACTGAAAATCGTATTTAAAAAATTCAAGGATCTGGCGGACAAGAAAAAACATGTCATGGACGAGGATCTCGAAGCGCTCGTCACCGAAGGAATTCTGCGAACCACGGATGCCTTTCAACTCGAATACATGCACATCACCAGCGGTACGACCGTGATGCCCATGGCTAGTGTTCAAATGCGCGTTAATCAGCATTCGGTAAAGGGGGCGAAGTTCGGCAGCGGTCCCATTGACGCCGTCTTCAACGCCATCAAGGAACTTACCGGTGCGAAATCAGACATGCTTCGATTTACGATTCGCGCACTCACCGAGGGGACGGATGCACTGGGCGAAGTTATTGTCCGCTTGAAAGAAAATGGGCTTCTTGCCCTAGGGCGCGGTTCCGATGAAGACATTATCATCGCCAGCGCCAAGGCCTATATTAACGGGTTAAACCGTATGGAATATTTAAAAGCCAATCCGGTAAGCGACCTGCAAGGGTTGTAA
- the cimA gene encoding citramalate synthase yields MEPIFLYDTTLRDGTQGESINFSAQEKINIAKRLDELGIHYIEGGWPGSNPRDMQFFELARKTAFSQARITAFGATRRPGITPAQDENLQALIASGTQAVTLVGKSWDLHVAIMNNTLEENLKMISESIRYLKDQDREVIYDAEHFFDGYKENPDYAMQTLAAAIESGANFLVLCDTNGGTLHYDIETIVQRVHAALADHQTPHKPGAGVRLGIHAHNDCASAVANTISAIRAGAVMVQGTINGYGERCGNADMTSIIPILCCKMNRPCVSLDQLATLKKVSRYVSETANMTPLNSRPFVGRSAFAHKGGIHVSAIVKQPKAYEHMEPGIVGNSRRVLVSDMSGKTNVEYKARELGVSLEGNGVDSREIVNEIKRLEQEGFQFDVADGSLKILLQKLTGQFKPLFTLENYRISMEKDRDEHAWAHAITKVSVEGQKEMTTAEGDGPVNALDNALRKVMKKFYPHLGLDALRLVDYKVRVIDGRDATAAKVRVIIDSRDHEDIWTTTGVSTDIIEASWQALSDSFQYKLSKDLLAVENSSAVESPSLVNS; encoded by the coding sequence ATGGAACCGATTTTTCTGTACGATACCACCTTGAGAGACGGCACTCAGGGAGAAAGCATCAACTTTTCCGCTCAGGAAAAAATCAATATCGCTAAGCGACTGGATGAATTGGGGATTCATTATATAGAAGGCGGCTGGCCGGGTTCCAACCCCCGGGACATGCAATTCTTTGAACTGGCGCGAAAAACCGCTTTTTCCCAAGCCCGCATCACCGCCTTTGGCGCGACCCGAAGACCGGGTATCACCCCCGCACAGGACGAAAACCTCCAAGCACTGATCGCCAGCGGTACGCAAGCGGTCACCCTTGTGGGAAAAAGCTGGGATTTACATGTGGCGATCATGAACAACACGCTTGAAGAGAACCTGAAAATGATCTCTGAGAGCATCCGTTACCTGAAAGATCAGGATCGTGAAGTCATTTATGACGCGGAGCACTTTTTTGACGGGTACAAGGAAAATCCGGACTACGCCATGCAAACCCTGGCCGCGGCCATTGAGAGCGGCGCGAATTTTCTGGTGCTATGCGACACCAACGGCGGCACGCTGCATTATGATATCGAAACAATCGTCCAAAGGGTTCATGCCGCCCTGGCCGACCACCAAACACCCCATAAACCCGGCGCCGGGGTGCGGCTCGGCATTCACGCGCACAATGATTGCGCTTCTGCGGTCGCCAATACGATCTCAGCGATACGGGCCGGCGCGGTCATGGTTCAAGGCACCATCAATGGATACGGCGAGCGGTGCGGAAATGCCGACATGACTTCTATCATTCCGATTTTATGCTGTAAAATGAATCGACCGTGCGTTAGCTTGGACCAATTGGCCACCTTAAAAAAAGTATCCCGATATGTCAGCGAAACCGCCAATATGACGCCGCTGAATTCGAGACCCTTTGTCGGCCGTAGCGCCTTTGCCCATAAAGGCGGCATCCATGTCAGCGCCATCGTCAAGCAGCCAAAGGCTTATGAGCATATGGAGCCGGGCATCGTGGGAAACTCCCGACGGGTGCTCGTTTCGGATATGTCCGGCAAAACCAATGTGGAATACAAAGCCCGCGAGCTGGGCGTTTCGCTGGAAGGCAACGGCGTGGACAGTCGTGAAATCGTCAATGAAATAAAGCGGCTTGAGCAGGAAGGGTTTCAGTTTGACGTGGCAGACGGCTCCCTTAAAATTCTGCTTCAAAAGCTGACGGGCCAATTCAAGCCGCTGTTCACGCTGGAAAATTATCGAATCTCCATGGAAAAAGACCGGGATGAGCACGCCTGGGCTCATGCCATTACCAAGGTCTCGGTCGAAGGCCAGAAGGAAATGACAACCGCCGAAGGAGACGGGCCGGTCAACGCGCTTGACAATGCCTTACGAAAAGTCATGAAGAAATTTTATCCACATTTGGGGTTAGATGCCCTTCGACTGGTAGACTACAAGGTGCGGGTTATCGACGGCAGAGACGCCACAGCGGCCAAGGTTCGGGTTATTATCGATTCAAGAGATCACGAAGATATCTGGACCACCACGGGCGTTTCCACCGACATTATCGAGGCCAGCTGGCAGGCACTTTCAGACAGTTTTCAGTACAAGCTGTCCAAAGACTTGCTGGCTGTGGAAAACTCATCGGCAGTTGAATCGCCATCGTTGGTAAATTCTTAA
- the ubiG gene encoding bifunctional 2-polyprenyl-6-hydroxyphenol methylase/3-demethylubiquinol 3-O-methyltransferase UbiG: protein MTDWDNIDAGEIAKFESMAAYWWDTNGVLKSLHDINPLRLKYIDDRSPLYAKRVLDVGCGGGILAEAMARKGARVKGIDMAEGPLQAARDHAAWGGFEIGYRQSTAEAFSRKHANEFDIVTCFELLEHVENPTSIVAACARLVRPGGDVFFATLDRNLIAGLFAIIGAEYVLRLIARGTHQYRRFVKATELKHLAGEAGLTCRNLTWMNYNPFTKRYFLGKTGRVNYLIHFTKSF, encoded by the coding sequence ATGACGGATTGGGACAACATTGATGCGGGTGAGATTGCAAAGTTCGAATCGATGGCGGCGTACTGGTGGGATACGAACGGCGTTCTTAAATCCCTGCACGATATTAACCCGCTTAGATTGAAATACATCGATGATCGCTCACCGTTATACGCAAAACGCGTCTTGGATGTCGGTTGCGGCGGCGGCATTCTGGCTGAAGCCATGGCCCGGAAGGGAGCGCGGGTAAAGGGTATTGACATGGCCGAGGGCCCGCTTCAAGCGGCCCGCGATCATGCCGCATGGGGTGGTTTCGAAATTGGCTACCGGCAATCAACGGCTGAAGCCTTTTCCCGGAAGCATGCGAATGAATTTGATATCGTTACCTGTTTTGAACTGCTGGAGCATGTGGAGAATCCGACTTCCATTGTGGCCGCCTGTGCTCGGTTGGTGAGACCGGGCGGGGATGTGTTTTTTGCCACGCTGGATCGGAATCTCATTGCCGGGCTGTTTGCTATCATTGGCGCGGAATATGTGCTGCGGTTGATTGCCAGGGGAACCCATCAATATAGAAGGTTTGTGAAGGCCACCGAACTTAAGCACCTGGCCGGGGAGGCGGGACTAACATGCCGGAATTTGACCTGGATGAATTATAACCCCTTTACAAAACGTTATTTTCTCGGCAAAACGGGCCGGGTGAACTATCTTATCCATTTTACGAAATCATTCTGA
- a CDS encoding flavodoxin family protein: MPPLLVAVYGSPRRKGNTAALLKQAVLGARDAGASVEEVVLRDLKISPCLEIYACKKEGECAIKDDFQALRDKIISAKGLMIASPVFFYSVSAHTKAMMDRFQSQWVRKYWIDEMPYSQRKFKRKGLVISLGATKGKKLFDGLVLSMKYFFDTLDMELWRALTYRGIDSEGEINRYPEFLQEAYASGKALAELLSKDS; encoded by the coding sequence ATGCCCCCGTTGCTCGTTGCCGTTTATGGAAGCCCGCGCCGAAAAGGAAACACAGCGGCTTTATTGAAACAAGCCGTCCTGGGCGCCAGGGATGCCGGCGCATCCGTTGAAGAAGTGGTGCTGCGGGATCTTAAGATCTCCCCCTGCCTTGAAATTTATGCCTGTAAAAAAGAGGGGGAATGCGCCATCAAAGATGACTTTCAAGCCTTGCGCGATAAGATTATTTCGGCCAAAGGCCTGATGATCGCCTCGCCGGTTTTTTTCTATTCCGTCAGTGCGCACACCAAGGCCATGATGGATCGATTCCAGTCCCAATGGGTAAGGAAATACTGGATTGATGAAATGCCTTATAGCCAACGGAAATTTAAAAGAAAAGGGCTCGTCATCAGCCTTGGCGCCACCAAGGGGAAAAAACTCTTCGATGGTCTTGTTTTGTCCATGAAATATTTCTTCGACACCCTGGATATGGAGCTTTGGCGTGCACTCACCTATCGCGGCATCGATTCAGAAGGGGAAATCAACCGCTACCCGGAATTTCTGCAGGAAGCCTATGCCTCAGGCAAGGCACTTGCCGAGCTTTTATCCAAAGATAGCTAA